Sequence from the Deltaproteobacteria bacterium genome:
GCGCGGCATGCCCGGCCTCTCGGCGTACGCCGCGGCGAAGGGCGGGCTGATCGCGCTGAGCAAGACGGCGGCCGCCGAGTTCGCTCCGCGCGGCGTGCGCGTCAACGTCGTCAACGCGGGCATGATCCGAACTCCCGCGAACGAGCGCTTCCAGAAGCTCTCTCCCGAGATCGCGAAGCGCGCGATCGAGAGCCACGCGCTC
This genomic interval carries:
- a CDS encoding SDR family oxidoreductase, with product MVGLRGMPGLSAYAAAKGGLIALSKTAAAEFAPRGVRVNVVNAGMIRTPANERFQKLSPEIAKRAIESHALGRMGEPEEVAEMAVWLLSARSSFVTGECLAVDGCSQVKATTFPVD